The following proteins are encoded in a genomic region of Mycobacterium kiyosense:
- the lysX gene encoding lysylphosphatidylglycerol biosynthesis bifunctional protein LysX, translating to MRRPSSRYHWLPAVAGWTVGVIATVSLLASLSPLIRWLIHEPREFINSYLFNFPDTSFAWSFVLALLAAALTARKRIAWVVLLGNMVVSAGINAADIAAGGNTPAEAFGENLGFAFHIVATVLLVLGYREFWAKVRRGALFRAAAVLVVGGAIGILASWALVEMFPGTLAPQDRLPYVANRVIGFGLIDSDVFTGRPHVFLNAIFGLFGAFALIAAAIVLFLSQRADNALTGEDESAIRGLVELYGKNDSLAYFATRRDKSVIFAPSGRAAITYRVEVGVCLASGDPVGDPKAWPQAIDAWLQLCQTYGWAPGVMGASSQGAQVFREAGLNALVLGDEAILRPAEYKLSGPEMRGVRQAVTRARRAGLTVRIRRHRDISPDEMAKTVERADAWRDTETERGFSMALGRLGDPADADCLLVEAVNPGGEVVAMLSLVPWGATGVSLDLMRRSRESPNGTIELMVSELTLHAESLGISRISLNFAVFRSAFEQGEQLGAGPVARLWRGLLVFFSRWWQLETLYRSNAKYQPEWVPRYACYEDARMIPRVGVASVIAEGFLVLPFSRRDKVHTGHHPAVPEPLVATGLLHPDGTAPDVSGLQDAEIPEHDESGRRQPEQVRVRLAKLKKLRDNGIDAYPVGQPPSHTVTEALQAADDADVVVSGRILRVRNYGGVLFAQLRDWSGEMQVLLDNSRLRHGRAADFNAAIDLGDLVETTGHMGFSDKGTRSLIVSDWRLIGKCLRPLPNKWKGLTDPEARVRTRYVDLAVNTESRDLITARSAVLRSIRETLFGKGFIEVETPMLQQVHGGATARPFVTHINAYSMDLYLRIAPELYLKRLCVGGVERVFEVGRAFRNEGVDFSHNPEFTLLEAYQAHADYKVWIDGCRELIQNAAQAANGAQTAMRPRTQDDSVSHSGRLEPVDISGVWPVKTVHDAVSEALGEQIDPDTGLARLRKLSDAARIPYRAYWDAGAVVLELYEHLVEARTEQPTFYIDFPTSVSPLTRPHRSRRGVAERWDLVAWGVELGTAYSELTDPVEQRRRLEEQSLLAAGGDPEAMQLDEDFLQAMEYAMPPTGGLGMGVDRVVMLITGRSIRETLPFPLAKPH from the coding sequence GTGCGCCGGCCGTCATCCCGGTACCACTGGCTGCCCGCGGTGGCCGGCTGGACCGTCGGCGTCATCGCAACCGTGTCGCTGCTGGCCAGTCTGTCGCCGCTGATCCGCTGGCTCATCCACGAGCCGCGCGAATTCATCAACAGCTACCTGTTCAACTTCCCGGACACCAGCTTCGCCTGGTCGTTCGTGCTCGCGTTGCTGGCCGCGGCGCTCACCGCGCGCAAACGCATCGCCTGGGTGGTGCTGCTGGGCAACATGGTGGTCTCCGCGGGCATCAACGCCGCCGACATCGCCGCGGGCGGCAACACCCCCGCCGAGGCGTTCGGCGAGAACCTCGGCTTCGCTTTTCACATCGTGGCCACTGTCCTGCTGGTGCTGGGCTACCGGGAATTCTGGGCCAAGGTGCGCCGCGGCGCATTGTTCCGGGCGGCCGCGGTGCTGGTGGTCGGCGGGGCGATCGGAATCCTCGCGTCGTGGGCCCTGGTGGAGATGTTTCCCGGCACGCTGGCGCCCCAGGACCGGCTGCCCTACGTCGCCAACCGGGTGATCGGATTCGGCCTGATCGACTCCGACGTGTTCACCGGGCGCCCGCATGTCTTCCTGAACGCGATATTCGGACTGTTCGGCGCGTTCGCCCTGATCGCCGCCGCGATCGTGCTGTTTTTGTCCCAGCGCGCGGACAACGCACTGACCGGCGAGGACGAATCCGCGATCCGCGGGCTCGTCGAGCTGTACGGCAAGAACGACTCGCTGGCGTACTTCGCCACGCGGCGGGACAAGTCAGTGATCTTCGCCCCCAGCGGGCGCGCCGCCATCACCTACCGGGTGGAAGTCGGCGTCTGCCTGGCCAGCGGCGACCCCGTCGGTGACCCCAAAGCGTGGCCGCAGGCCATCGACGCGTGGCTGCAGCTGTGCCAGACATACGGCTGGGCGCCCGGCGTGATGGGCGCCAGTTCCCAAGGCGCCCAGGTGTTCCGCGAGGCCGGACTCAACGCTCTGGTGCTGGGCGACGAGGCCATTCTGCGGCCGGCCGAATACAAGCTGTCCGGGCCCGAGATGCGCGGCGTGCGTCAGGCGGTCACCCGGGCCCGGCGCGCGGGGTTGACGGTGCGCATCCGGCGGCACCGCGACATCTCCCCCGACGAGATGGCGAAAACCGTCGAGCGGGCGGACGCCTGGCGCGACACCGAAACCGAACGCGGCTTCTCGATGGCGCTGGGCCGGCTGGGCGATCCCGCCGACGCCGACTGCCTGCTGGTCGAGGCGGTCAACCCGGGCGGCGAGGTGGTTGCGATGCTGTCCCTGGTGCCCTGGGGCGCCACCGGCGTTTCGCTGGACCTGATGCGCCGATCACGGGAGTCACCCAACGGCACCATCGAGCTGATGGTCAGCGAGCTGACGCTGCACGCCGAAAGTCTGGGCATCAGCCGAATCTCGTTGAATTTCGCCGTTTTCCGCTCGGCATTCGAGCAGGGCGAGCAGCTCGGCGCGGGACCGGTAGCGCGGTTGTGGCGTGGCCTGCTGGTGTTCTTCTCGCGGTGGTGGCAGCTGGAAACCCTCTACCGCTCCAACGCCAAGTATCAACCCGAATGGGTGCCCCGTTACGCCTGCTACGAGGACGCCCGGATGATCCCGCGGGTCGGCGTCGCCTCGGTGATCGCCGAGGGCTTCCTAGTGCTGCCGTTCAGTCGGCGCGACAAGGTGCACACCGGTCATCACCCCGCCGTGCCGGAGCCGCTGGTGGCGACCGGCTTGTTGCACCCTGACGGCACCGCACCGGACGTCAGCGGACTGCAAGATGCCGAGATCCCCGAACACGACGAGTCGGGCCGCCGCCAGCCCGAGCAGGTGCGGGTGCGGCTGGCGAAGCTGAAGAAGCTGCGCGACAACGGCATTGACGCCTATCCGGTCGGCCAACCGCCCAGTCACACGGTGACCGAGGCACTGCAGGCCGCCGACGACGCCGATGTGGTGGTGTCCGGGCGCATTCTGCGGGTCCGCAACTACGGCGGCGTGCTGTTCGCCCAGCTGCGCGACTGGTCCGGGGAAATGCAAGTGCTACTGGACAATTCACGTTTGCGGCACGGCCGCGCCGCTGACTTCAACGCCGCGATCGACCTCGGTGACCTGGTGGAGACGACCGGGCACATGGGCTTCAGCGACAAGGGCACCCGATCGCTGATCGTGAGCGATTGGCGGTTGATCGGCAAGTGCCTGCGGCCGCTGCCGAACAAGTGGAAAGGGCTCACCGACCCCGAGGCCCGGGTGCGGACCCGCTATGTCGACCTGGCCGTCAACACCGAGTCCCGCGACCTGATCACCGCCCGCAGCGCCGTACTGCGGTCGATCCGGGAAACGTTGTTCGGCAAGGGATTCATCGAGGTCGAGACCCCGATGCTGCAGCAGGTGCACGGTGGGGCGACCGCCCGGCCGTTCGTGACCCACATCAACGCCTACTCCATGGACCTGTACCTGCGCATCGCCCCGGAGCTGTACCTCAAACGGCTCTGTGTGGGAGGCGTGGAGCGGGTTTTCGAGGTCGGCCGGGCCTTCCGCAACGAGGGCGTCGACTTCAGCCACAACCCCGAGTTCACCCTGCTGGAGGCATATCAGGCGCACGCCGACTACAAGGTGTGGATCGACGGCTGCCGCGAACTGATCCAGAACGCCGCCCAGGCCGCCAACGGCGCACAGACCGCGATGCGGCCCAGGACTCAGGATGATTCGGTTAGCCACAGCGGCCGTCTGGAACCGGTCGACATCTCCGGGGTCTGGCCGGTCAAGACCGTCCATGACGCGGTTTCCGAAGCCCTGGGCGAGCAGATCGATCCCGACACCGGCCTGGCCCGACTGCGTAAGCTGTCCGACGCCGCCCGCATCCCCTACCGCGCCTACTGGGACGCCGGCGCGGTGGTGCTGGAACTCTACGAGCACCTGGTCGAGGCGCGCACCGAACAGCCCACCTTCTACATCGACTTCCCCACCTCGGTGTCGCCGCTGACCAGGCCGCACCGCAGCAGGCGCGGCGTCGCCGAGCGCTGGGACCTGGTGGCGTGGGGCGTCGAACTGGGCACCGCCTACAGCGAACTCACCGATCCGGTGGAACAGCGGCGCCGTCTCGAGGAGCAGTCGCTGCTGGCCGCCGGCGGCGACCCGGAGGCCATGCAACTCGACGAGGACTTCCTGCAGGCGATGGAATACGCGATGCCGCCCACCGGCGGGCTGGGCATGGGCGTCGACCGGGTGGTGATGCTGATCACCGGGCGCAGCATCCGCGAGACGCTGCCCTTCCCGCTGGCCAAGCCGCACTGA